In the genome of Candoia aspera isolate rCanAsp1 chromosome 1, rCanAsp1.hap2, whole genome shotgun sequence, one region contains:
- the RASSF10 gene encoding ras association domain-containing protein 10: MEPEEKKISVWICQEEKLISGLSRRTTCSDVVRVLLEDSKQRRRRRQQQQQQQQQQASLQECGGGMLSGLPQSYCIVEKWRGFERILPNKTKILRLWAAWGDEQENVRFVLVRSEASLPNTGPRSAEARVVPSRDSPGLHGLGVTARASLALSQERQRRVVRKAFRKLAKINKRKGQPQLEEPPAKEAPAAERMETLVHLVLSQDHTIRQQVKRLRDLDREIDRYEARIHFDRMKRHGVNYVQDTYLVGGEPEPPAREQEVESPAAAAGEPEKPAAGGEDLEEFARKCEQVARLQEQWRRQEELIEHLAGEIQEELNERWMRRRREELAAAKGSSASLSETDCNTTELSGGGELHVEQERVKTQLSTSLYIGLRLSTDLDAVKSDLEFTQRAWADKERELRRLLESLESFHVEEDEETAADEDGDEQRDLPFDADDELPAPAPITSEDWGEQASRSLGKNHEDHEDEDSDTGLSSMHSQDSDSVPVCESLV; encoded by the coding sequence ATGGAGCCGGAAGAAAAGAAGATCTCGGTGTGGATTTGCCAGGAGGAGAAGTTAATCTCGGGCCTCTCCAGACGAACCACTTGCTCGGATGTGGTGCGGGTCCTTTTGGAGGACAGCAAGCAGCGGCGCAGGCgtcggcagcagcagcagcagcagcagcagcagcaggcatcACTGCAGGAGTGCGGCGGGGGGATGTTGTCGGGGCTCCCACAGTCTTACTGCATCGTGGAGAAGTGGCGGGGCTTTGAGAGGATCCTGCCCAACAAGACCAAGATCCTGAGGCTCTGGGCGGCGTGGGGCGACGAACAGGAGAACGTGCGCTTCGTGCTGGTGCGCAGCGAGGCGTCCTTGCCCAACACCGGACCCAGGAGCGCCGAAGCCAGGGTGGTGCCCAGCAGAGACAGCCCGGGCCTCCATGGCTTGGGGGTTACAGCCCGCGCCAGCCTGGCCTTGAGCCAGGAGCGGCAGCGGCGCGTGGTGAGGAAAGCCTTCCGCAAGCTGGCGAAGATCAACAAGAGGAAGGGCCAGCCGCAGCTCGAGGAGCCGCCGGCCAAGGAGGCCCCCGCGGCCGAGCGGATGGAGACTCTGGTGCATCTCGTCCTCTCCCAGGACCACACCATCCGGCAGCAGGTCAAGCGGCTCCGCGACCTAGACCGGGAGATCGACCGCTACGAGGCGAGGATTCACTTCGACCGCATGAAGCGCCACGGGGTTAACTACGTGCAGGACACTTACCTGGTCGGAGGGGAGCCGGAGCCCCCCGCGCGAGAGCAGGAGGTGGAGTcgcccgcggcggcggcgggggagcCAGAGAAGCCGGCGGCCGGCGGCGAGGACTTGGAGGAGTTCGCGCGGAAGTGCGAGCAGGTGGCTCGGCTGCAGGAGCAGTGGCGCCGCCAGGAGGAGCTGATCGAGCACTTGGCCGGCGAGATCCAGGAGGAGCTCAACGAGCGCTGGATGAGGCGGCGCCGGGAAGAGCTCGCGGCCGCCAAGGGCTCCAGCGCCAGCCTCTCCGAGACGGACTGCAACACCACCGAGCTGAGCGGCGGCGGCGAGCTCCACGTGGAGCAGGAGCGCGTCAAGACGCAGCTGAGTACTAGCCTCTACATCGGGCTGCGCCTCAGCACGGACTTGGACGCCGTGAAGTCGGACCTAGAATTTACGCAGCGCGCCTGGGCCGATAAAGAGCGGGAGCTCCGGCGCCTGCTCGAGTCCCTGGAGTCCTTCCACGTGGAGGAGGACGAAGAGACGGCGGCGGATGAGGACGGGGACGAGCAGCGGGACCTCCCGTTCGACGCGGACGACGAACTGCCCGCCCCGGCCCCGATCACCTCGGAAGATTGGGGGGAGCAAGCCTCCCGGAGTTTGGGCAAGAACCACGAGGACCATGAGGACGAGGATTCCGATACGGGTTTGAGTTCTATGCACAGCCAGGACTCGGACTCGGTGCCCGTGTGCGAATCCCTTGTGTAG